The Bacteroidota bacterium sequence ATGGCTGCTGTAATAGAAGTTTTTCAATCCTGGGAGCTCAAACGCAACGGGGGAGGGAACCATCAGGTTTTTCCCCGGGAGCCAACCCTGAATGCTCCCCTTCCAATTGTTGGTATAACGGTGATAGGTTGCAGGTGTGGCAACATCGGTCTCTTCAACATAATCCCTGATGCCACCGAATTTTTGTTCGAGAATTTCAATCACCCGTTCGGCAAGATTTGCCTTGATCTGTTCATATTGCTGATGATCGCTTTTATACAGGTCGATCCAGAAATCTCCCTTTTTAGTATAAAAGCTGACCGACACACAGGTTTTTCCAGCGGGTGCCAGGGTGGGGTCATAATTATATACATGCAGTTCCATCCGTGTATAAACGGTTCCATCCGGGGATTTTAATTCTTCAGGAATCGGGAACCTCGATAAATGCGGTAGATCGTCCAATGGGCGGGCAATACCAAGCGAAACGTTGATTAAGGAGTAATATACCTGGAAACTGATTCCGTCCCGCAGATCCAAAATTTTCCTATCGGTGTACCTTCCTTTCAATGCCCTGAAAACAGTAAAATGCCAGTCGGCCGCAGAAACAGTTATATCCGATGCGATCTCCCGCCCGTCATCCAACAGTATCCCTTTTGCACGATCATCTTCAACCAGAATCTCGCTGACCCCGCTATGGTAATGTATCTTACCTCCGAGCGATAAATACTTCTCCTCAAACTTTTCCGCAAAACGAAGTGACCCTCCGATGGGATAACCCGTTCCGGAAAGATCAGAAAATGCCAGGGGAATGGTTACAATGAGCAAAGGAAATTCATCTCCGTCGAAGATCAACCGGAACGCTTCCCTGAGGAAAGGATTTTTAAGCTTTTCCGCAAAGGTGAAATTCGTTACGTAGCGATTCCTGAGCATGAACAATAACAAAGGCAGGTATTTTATCATACCGATCTTTTGTCTGAAAGAATAAAATGCCGGCTGGGTTTTGATCTCCGGTGGGACATCATAGCGCTGGATAAAACGCATGGACCGGATCAGCTTTTTAATCCGGGCTTTATCTTCCGGGGCAATACTGATCATATATTTCTCCAGACGGTCAATGTCGGTGTATAAATGAAAAACCTTGCTGCCGTTCCGGTCGGTATGATCCTTCACTTCGATATCTACCCGCGACTGATGATTAACAAACTCAACGGATTTCATATCGATAAGTTCAGACCATAATGTATAGAATGGATTGCTTTCGTTTGATCCCAGGAGCCAGTGAAGACAACCGTCGAATGTGTAATCGCCAACCTTCCAACTGGTACAAAGACCTCCCGGTTTCGAGTGTTTTTCATAGATCTCGGTCTCAAATCCGCTCATTTGCAAATAACAACCTGCTGATAAACCTGATATTCCTGCACCGATTATTGTAACCTTCATCCGGAAATAAATTAGATTATGGTGGCTTTATGATGTAATTGCGGCGAAAATACAACATTATCAGAACGTATACCCCGGATTCTGTTAATTTACTTAAAATGTCAAATCCTGAAATATGAAATCCGGATTTTCCTTACTTTTAACATTTACTTTACCCATTTTAACCTTTTGACAATGAAAACCCGGATTATCTCATTTTTATTCCTCCTGATACCACTGTTTTGTTTGGATTCCTGCAAAGAATCTTATGTTTATGCGCCTGCCCCAATGCCCTTGCAAACAAGATGGGCTCAGGATGTTACACCCGGTAATGCCTGGCCGGATTATCCCCGTCCCCAGATGGAAAGAGCCGAATGGTTGAACCTGAACGGTCTGTGGGATTTTGAGATTTCAAAGAAAGACGATGAAGAAACCCTGTTCACAAGGAGGATACTCGTTCCTTACCCGGTTGAATCAGGCCTTTCCGGTATAGGACAAATGGTTGGGGCCGACAGTATAGTCTGGTACAAACGGACGGTCAGAATCCCGTCATCCTGGAAGAACAAGGACATCCTGCTGCATTTCGAAGCATCCGACTGGTACACCCGCGTTTGGGTGAATGGAAAACCGGTAGGGGAACATAAAGGGGGATACGATCCTTTTTCATTCAATATTACTCATGAAGTGATCCCAGG is a genomic window containing:
- a CDS encoding NAD(P)/FAD-dependent oxidoreductase, encoding MKVTIIGAGISGLSAGCYLQMSGFETEIYEKHSKPGGLCTSWKVGDYTFDGCLHWLLGSNESNPFYTLWSELIDMKSVEFVNHQSRVDIEVKDHTDRNGSKVFHLYTDIDRLEKYMISIAPEDKARIKKLIRSMRFIQRYDVPPEIKTQPAFYSFRQKIGMIKYLPLLLFMLRNRYVTNFTFAEKLKNPFLREAFRLIFDGDEFPLLIVTIPLAFSDLSGTGYPIGGSLRFAEKFEEKYLSLGGKIHYHSGVSEILVEDDRAKGILLDDGREIASDITVSAADWHFTVFRALKGRYTDRKILDLRDGISFQVYYSLINVSLGIARPLDDLPHLSRFPIPEELKSPDGTVYTRMELHVYNYDPTLAPAGKTCVSVSFYTKKGDFWIDLYKSDHQQYEQIKANLAERVIEILEQKFGGIRDYVEETDVATPATYHRYTNNWKGSIQGWLPGKNLMVPSPVAFELPGLKNFYYSSHWSLPGGGLPSAIKTSRDMAKVISRKFNG